AATGGTTCTCGACAGTGATGGCAATCCTGGTTTCCCAGCGCTTCTTGGGACTGGCGGCAACGATGGCCGTCTAGACTTCACCAACAATTTCATGCAACGGCTCAACGAGATATTCGATCCTTCCGACAAAGACGGCAAAGCACGAAAGTCGGCGGATCAATGGATTTCAAGCGCTTTGTGGGGAAGAGCGATCAAGGGCTGCCAAATCGGGAGCGCCGTTGGCCAGTATTTGCCTGGAATGGCTGGGGGAGCGAACAGTACGACCGGTCCGTCGGGTGACAGTCTCCTCAACCCCGCGGATTTCATCCTCATGATGGAGGGAACGGTGCTCTTTACCGCCCATGCTACCCGAAGACTCGCGACCACAGCATCGTCACGCGCCGCGGCGCCGTTTGCGGTCAGCGCGCAAGGCGCCGGTTATGCCAGTGCGGCCGATGCCGACGAAAGCTTCCGCGGTGAGCAGTGGATGCCTCTCTGGTCGCAACCGCTGACCTTGGGTGAGTTGCGTCGTCTGCTGGCGGAAGGGCGCGCGCAACTCGGCGGGCACACCGCGAGCAGCGAGCCGCTCGACCTTGCCCGCGCCATCGCGCGGATGGGGACGGCGCGCGGAATAGGCGAATTTCAACGATACGGCTACATCGAACGGAACGGGCAGTCGAACCTGGCGGTCCCCCTCGGCCGGTTCCGCGTTCCGGAAAAGGTGCCGCCCCACCTCGGCTGCCTTGACGACCTCGACCGTTACCGCTGGCTTTCCAGGCTCCGGCGTGAAGCGCGGGACCAACATGCTCCCGCCAGGCTCAGGCGTGCCGAGCGGGTTCTCGGCGATGCGCTCTTTGCACTCACCCAGAGACCGGAAAGCCCGTCGGAGTGGCAGGCCGTTCTGCTGGCGATGGCGGGAGCCGAAGGGGTCATGGCCGCCGGCAGCGGTTTCAACGCAGGGCCGGTCCCCCCGCTTCGTCCCGAATGGGTCCAGGCGTCGGATGATCATTCCGTCGAGTTTCGCCTGGCTCTCGCTTTTGCCTTGCAGGCCGCAGCTTTCAGCGAAAGGGAGGACCGAACCTGGCCGATCGACGGCGTTCGACGGCATTGGCTGCCCCTGAAAGGGAGGCAGTTCGCCAAAACCGGGACCGGGGCGCAGGCCAGGTTGGAAACAAGGCCGGATGTTGTTCTCGCCGGTCGGGAGGGAATCGATGACGCCCTGGCCCTGGTCCGGCGCCGCCTGATCGAGGCCGCGCAAAAAGGCCAACGGCGGCTGCCGCTCTCCCCGGCGTTCAGGGCGTACGCTCACCCCGCCGACCTGGCACGGTTGCTGGCGGGGGAAGTCGATCTCGACCGGACCCTCGCCCTGGCGCGGGCGCTCATGGCGCTCGACGGCAGCCGATGGGCCGCCGCCCCTTGTCCGCCGTCCGGACCCCGTCACCTCGACTATCCTGACGACGCCTGGCTGGCCATCCGTCTGTCCCTTCTACCGTGGCCCCTAGAGGATGGCCGCAAGATCGGCGTCGACCCCGCCGTATTCCGCAGGCTGGAGAGCGGGGACGCGGCGACGGCTTTCGAGTTGGCCCGTCGCCGGTTGCACGCCGCCGGCATCGGCGCCACCGTGCGGTGTGCCGCCGTCTCCCCCGAAACCGCCCGGCTGTGGGCCGCGGCCCTGGCCTTCCCGGTCACCCGTAGGACAGCCGGAAGTTTCGTCCGGCGTCTCGATCCCAACGCCCAATAACCCAAGGAGGAAAAACCATGTCCGTCGACCTTTCCGCTCTCAACGATGTAAACAGGGTGCTCTTTGCGATACCGCTCGTTCCGCTTCAGGGACACCGCTTTCAGCCGACCGGTTTCCCGTCTCTCGGCGCGGCCACTTTTCAGACACGGCACGGCACGTCGCTCCTCGTCGAAAGCGCGCAAAGCATGGCCAACCACCTGGAACTGACCCTCTGGGACGAGGCCGCCAACGACCTCAAACCGGATTTCGCCGGCCTTTCCCATGTGCGCGTCCTGCGTCACGGCGCCTTCCTCACCGACAGCGTTCTTGAATCCCACCGCATCAACAGCCCGTACATTCTGGAGGGGGCGGATAAAACCTTTTTCCTAAAGATAAAGGGAGAGTTCGCCGTTTTGGAAACCGGCCCCATCAACCGGCGGAAATTGACCGAGGTGCTGCTGAAATATGATATCGGTTCGCTGTTGCATGGCGTCTTTCTGGCTAAAAAGGAACTGGCGGGCGGGCGTTTGAGGCTCTCCCGGGCGGTTGAGGCTTTCATCGAGGCGGACGGGGTCAGGACCGCCGCGTCCGGCGGGGTCAAGAACGACCATGTCAACCCTTCGGGAGACACGAAGACCGGCTTCGGCAATGTCCCGTTCGCCCGGGACGAATTCACCGCCGACGCCCTTACCCTGTACGTCAAGCTCGATCTCGCCCAGATCCGCGGCTACGGCCTTGGCGCCGGTGCGGAGAACCTCCTCGTCCTGCTGGCCCTGTACAAGTTGAGGGCCCTTCTGGATGGAAACCTGAGATTGCGGACCGCTTGCGACCTGCGCGTCGCGACCGGGACCGTCGTCGCCACCCTGCCCTCGGGATATGTGCTGCCCTCGTCCCGGGACTTGTTGGATGCCTTGCGCCCCGCCATCACCGCCTGCTCGGACCTGATGACCGTCAGCGAAGTCACCTTCAACGACGAATTGAAGAAAGGTAAGGAGAAAGAGGGCGGCGAAAGTGAAGAGGCCGAAACCGGCGAGGAGTGACCATGCCGACCTTGATCCTGACTTTCCCCGGCCGGTGCTATCACGCCACGCCGTGGGGTCATCACGTCAACGAAGGGCTCATCGAGTGGCCCCCGTCACCATGGCGGCTGATCCGGGCACTGATCTGCGTCGGCTATGCCAAGGGCTTGTGGGGCGGCGGCGGGCCGCCCGCTCACGTCCGCCGCCTCTTCGACAAGTTGGCGGGGGACCTCCCGGTCTACAGCCTGCCCGGGGCCATCGGGACGCACAGCCGCCACTACATGCCGCAGGCCCGCTTCAAGAACGGGCGCGAGGAGACAACGCTGGTCTTCGACACCTGGGCGCGGATCGACCACGGCGCGTTGGCCGTCAGCTGGAATGTCGATCTGGATGAAGAAGAACGCCCGCTCCTGGCCGCACTGGCCGAAAAACTCGGCTATCTCGGGCGGGCCGAAAGCTGGGTCGAGGCGAAGCTGGCCAGGGAAGGGGAAACCGTGCCGGAGAGCAACTGTTTTCCCGGATCGTCGCCGCCGGGCCCGGGATGGGAACAGGTGCCGCTCCTCGCGCCGCTGCCCGGCGAGGCGGCCTACGCCGGGTGGCGTCGGGAGGCCGTGGAGGCGTTGCTGGCGGGCTTCGCGGAAGGGGCCGAGTCTGGAAAGGCGGGGCGTGAGAACAAGAAGCTCCTTGAACAAAGGGAAAAAGCGCTGGAGCCCTATCCTTCCGATCTGCTCGACGCCCTGCAGAAAGAGACTGCCTGGATGCGTAACTTCGGCTGGAACCAGCCTCCCGGAAGCCGCCGCGTCTTTTACTGGCGCAGACGCGACGCGTTCAGGGTCGGCGCTCCCGTCGAGGGCAGGGCGCCGTACCCGCCGCCGGTCAAGGCCATGCTCCTGTCGATGGCCACCCGAACCGGAAACCGGCAGGCGTTGCCGTCGGTCATCCATTCCCTGATCCAGGGGGAACGCCTGCACAAAGCTCTGGTTGCCGTCGCCGGGGAGCACAACCGCGCCCTGTCCGGTTGCGACGAGGACGGCAGACCACTCCACAGCCGTCACGAGCACGCCCATTTCCTGCCGCTCGATCTCGACGGCGACGGGCATCTCGACCATTTCGTCGTCTGGGCGCCCATGGGGCTCGACGGGTTGGCGCAGAGGGCGGTGCGCGCCGTCCGCAAGACTTACGCGAAAAATGTCGAGTCGCTCCATCTGGCCCTGGCGGCCTCCTGCAACGAGATGAGCGAACTCCTGGCGCTGGAGGGACGGTACGGTGACGGTCTGCGCGCGCTGCTCGGCGGCATCGGCGGCGCGACCGAATGGGTCAGCCGTACCCCGTTCGTACCGCCGCGCCATCTCAAGCCGCGCGGCAAGAACAGCCTGGAAGGGCAGATTGCGGCGGAACTGGCGTCGAGAAGGTTCCCCGTACCCTCCGACATCGTGGTGATCGACCCGCATGCCGACCCGGACGGCCTTCGGCACCGGCACTTCACGCGCCTTCGCAGGAACGCTCCTTCGACAGGTTTTTTTGAGAGTCGGCCGTGAGTTCGGCACCGGCACTTCACGCGCCTTCGCAGGAACGGGCCGCCTCCCCCCATCGACTGTGGGTTCACCGTCCGGTTTCGGTTTGAACGCCCCGTCTTCGGGCCGTTGTGCCTCGGGTATGGCTCGCACTACGGCCTCGGCCTCTTCGCCCCGGTCGAGGGTT
This Acidobacteriota bacterium DNA region includes the following protein-coding sequences:
- the csx17 gene encoding type I-U CRISPR-associated protein Csx17, which codes for MMHIHDLNGCAPVPLAHYLKALGILRLVSEQGDEQARGWWEGDRFRLATRLDCCELEAFFLKAYKPTPMVSPWNKGSGFFYTNDPGLTPIMSSDAPRFEPFREAITASKALLSAISSADDSVRRIKAETKVKGMTKSQKEAIKSSPDYKKRLSMAEKIFNALKSDLIPRCRLVWRGPHRKWLDAAMVLDSDGNPGFPALLGTGGNDGRLDFTNNFMQRLNEIFDPSDKDGKARKSADQWISSALWGRAIKGCQIGSAVGQYLPGMAGGANSTTGPSGDSLLNPADFILMMEGTVLFTAHATRRLATTASSRAAAPFAVSAQGAGYASAADADESFRGEQWMPLWSQPLTLGELRRLLAEGRAQLGGHTASSEPLDLARAIARMGTARGIGEFQRYGYIERNGQSNLAVPLGRFRVPEKVPPHLGCLDDLDRYRWLSRLRREARDQHAPARLRRAERVLGDALFALTQRPESPSEWQAVLLAMAGAEGVMAAGSGFNAGPVPPLRPEWVQASDDHSVEFRLALAFALQAAAFSEREDRTWPIDGVRRHWLPLKGRQFAKTGTGAQARLETRPDVVLAGREGIDDALALVRRRLIEAAQKGQRRLPLSPAFRAYAHPADLARLLAGEVDLDRTLALARALMALDGSRWAAAPCPPSGPRHLDYPDDAWLAIRLSLLPWPLEDGRKIGVDPAVFRRLESGDAATAFELARRRLHAAGIGATVRCAAVSPETARLWAAALAFPVTRRTAGSFVRRLDPNAQ
- the cas7u gene encoding type I-U CRISPR-associated protein Cas7 encodes the protein MSVDLSALNDVNRVLFAIPLVPLQGHRFQPTGFPSLGAATFQTRHGTSLLVESAQSMANHLELTLWDEAANDLKPDFAGLSHVRVLRHGAFLTDSVLESHRINSPYILEGADKTFFLKIKGEFAVLETGPINRRKLTEVLLKYDIGSLLHGVFLAKKELAGGRLRLSRAVEAFIEADGVRTAASGGVKNDHVNPSGDTKTGFGNVPFARDEFTADALTLYVKLDLAQIRGYGLGAGAENLLVLLALYKLRALLDGNLRLRTACDLRVATGTVVATLPSGYVLPSSRDLLDALRPAITACSDLMTVSEVTFNDELKKGKEKEGGESEEAETGEE
- the cas5u6u gene encoding type I-U CRISPR-associated protein Cas5/Cas6; this translates as MPTLILTFPGRCYHATPWGHHVNEGLIEWPPSPWRLIRALICVGYAKGLWGGGGPPAHVRRLFDKLAGDLPVYSLPGAIGTHSRHYMPQARFKNGREETTLVFDTWARIDHGALAVSWNVDLDEEERPLLAALAEKLGYLGRAESWVEAKLAREGETVPESNCFPGSSPPGPGWEQVPLLAPLPGEAAYAGWRREAVEALLAGFAEGAESGKAGRENKKLLEQREKALEPYPSDLLDALQKETAWMRNFGWNQPPGSRRVFYWRRRDAFRVGAPVEGRAPYPPPVKAMLLSMATRTGNRQALPSVIHSLIQGERLHKALVAVAGEHNRALSGCDEDGRPLHSRHEHAHFLPLDLDGDGHLDHFVVWAPMGLDGLAQRAVRAVRKTYAKNVESLHLALAASCNEMSELLALEGRYGDGLRALLGGIGGATEWVSRTPFVPPRHLKPRGKNSLEGQIAAELASRRFPVPSDIVVIDPHADPDGLRHRHFTRLRRNAPSTGFFESRP